From the genome of Streptomyces sp. V1I1, one region includes:
- a CDS encoding phosphatase PAP2 family protein, giving the protein MAGLASDGLNPDLSLLRDINGLAKDAPSWLDRTMELTGEYGIMLAMVLVVLWCWWSVRRRGTAEDSVVAVAGLIWAPLAAGIALLVNIPIRGFVERPRPFVDHRGIEVLVAGKTDYSFVSDHATMAMALAAGLFVAHRKFGFAAIGLALAEGFCRVYMGVHYPSDVVGGFALGTAVALLLAPLALALLTPVVSAAAGSDRTGRLVRSKRVPVAGSADRHETLDIPEPSTEGSGAGEKDLAA; this is encoded by the coding sequence ATGGCTGGACTCGCGTCGGACGGTTTGAACCCCGATCTCAGCCTGCTCCGCGACATCAACGGCCTGGCCAAGGACGCCCCGTCGTGGCTCGATCGCACCATGGAGTTGACCGGCGAGTACGGGATCATGCTCGCGATGGTCCTGGTGGTGCTCTGGTGCTGGTGGAGCGTGCGCCGGCGCGGCACCGCCGAGGACTCGGTCGTGGCGGTCGCCGGACTGATCTGGGCGCCGCTGGCCGCCGGGATCGCGCTGCTGGTCAACATCCCGATCCGCGGCTTCGTGGAGCGACCGCGGCCGTTCGTGGACCACCGCGGCATCGAGGTCTTGGTCGCAGGCAAGACCGACTACTCCTTCGTCAGCGACCACGCCACGATGGCGATGGCACTCGCGGCCGGACTCTTCGTCGCACACCGGAAGTTCGGCTTCGCCGCGATCGGTCTGGCGCTGGCCGAGGGCTTCTGCCGGGTCTACATGGGCGTGCACTACCCCTCCGACGTGGTCGGCGGCTTCGCGCTCGGCACGGCGGTGGCCCTGCTGCTCGCGCCCCTCGCGCTGGCGCTCCTTACGCCGGTGGTGTCGGCGGCCGCCGGATCGGACCGGACCGGCCGGCTCGTACGGTCGAAGCGGGTGCCCGTTGCCGGTTCGGCGGACCGGCACGAGACGCTCGACATTCCAGAGCCGAGTACCGAGGGGTCAGGGGCCGGGGAGAAAGATCTCGCGGCCTGA
- a CDS encoding DUF47 domain-containing protein: protein MRFRLTPRETSFYDMFAASADNIVTGSKLLMELLGADASGRAEIAERMRAAEHAGDDATHAIFHQLNSSFITPFDREDIYKLASSLDDIMDFMEEAVDLVVLYQVEELPKGVEQQIEVLARAAELTAEAMPHLRTMDNLTEYWIEVNRLENQADQIHRKLLATLFNGKYDAIEVLKLKQIVDVLEEAADAFEHVANTVETIAVKES, encoded by the coding sequence GTGCGCTTTCGTCTGACCCCCAGGGAGACGAGCTTCTATGACATGTTTGCCGCATCCGCGGACAACATCGTCACGGGCTCCAAGCTCCTGATGGAACTGCTCGGAGCGGACGCCTCCGGCCGGGCTGAGATCGCGGAGCGGATGCGGGCAGCGGAGCATGCGGGAGACGACGCGACGCATGCGATCTTCCACCAGCTGAACTCCTCTTTCATCACGCCGTTCGACCGCGAGGACATCTACAAACTCGCTTCGTCGCTCGACGACATCATGGACTTCATGGAGGAGGCCGTCGACCTGGTCGTGCTGTACCAGGTCGAGGAGCTGCCCAAGGGTGTGGAGCAGCAGATCGAGGTTCTGGCGCGGGCGGCCGAGCTGACGGCGGAGGCCATGCCGCATCTGCGGACCATGGACAACCTCACCGAGTACTGGATCGAGGTCAACCGCCTCGAGAACCAGGCCGACCAGATTCACCGCAAGCTCCTTGCGACGCTCTTCAACGGTAAGTACGACGCCATCGAGGTGCTCAAGCTCAAGCAGATCGTGGATGTGCTGGAAGAGGCCGCGGACGCCTTCGAGCATGTTGCGAACACCGTGGAGACCATCGCGGTCAAGGAGTCCTGA
- a CDS encoding metal-sensitive transcriptional regulator → MTTTEAAGPPVTDHDHGVHGYHKQKDEHLKRLRRIEGQIRGLQRMVDEDVYCIDILTQVSASTKALQSFALQLLEEHLRHCVADAAVKGGEEIDAKVEEATKAIARLLRT, encoded by the coding sequence ATGACGACCACTGAGGCGGCCGGCCCCCCGGTCACGGACCACGACCACGGCGTGCACGGCTACCACAAGCAGAAGGACGAGCATCTGAAGCGGCTGCGCCGGATCGAGGGCCAGATCCGCGGGCTGCAGCGGATGGTCGACGAGGACGTGTACTGCATCGACATACTCACGCAGGTCTCCGCGTCCACCAAAGCGCTGCAGTCCTTCGCGCTCCAGCTGCTCGAGGAGCATCTGCGGCACTGCGTCGCCGATGCGGCGGTCAAGGGCGGCGAGGAGATCGACGCGAAGGTCGAGGAGGCGACGAAGGCGATCGCACGCCTTCTTCGTACCTGA
- a CDS encoding NUDIX hydrolase, with the protein MSGAPTMGDDTVLAAGCVLWRRSPHSDEGIEICLVHRPKYDDWSFPKGKLKRGEYALAGAVREVLEETGHQCVPGARLPTAYYIANGRPKQVSYWAAEATTGSFAPNEEVDRILWLPPAAARDLLTQDRDKELVSALLNALHLTREGL; encoded by the coding sequence ATGAGCGGGGCCCCGACGATGGGGGACGACACGGTACTGGCCGCGGGCTGTGTGCTCTGGCGGCGTTCCCCGCACAGCGACGAGGGCATCGAGATCTGCCTCGTACACCGGCCCAAGTACGACGACTGGTCGTTCCCGAAAGGCAAACTGAAGCGCGGCGAGTATGCCCTAGCCGGCGCGGTGCGCGAGGTGCTGGAGGAGACGGGGCACCAGTGCGTGCCGGGAGCCCGGCTGCCCACCGCGTACTACATTGCGAATGGACGTCCGAAGCAGGTCAGCTACTGGGCGGCTGAAGCGACGACGGGTTCGTTCGCCCCCAACGAGGAGGTGGACCGCATCCTGTGGCTGCCTCCTGCTGCTGCGCGCGACCTCCTGACCCAGGACAGGGACAAAGAGCTGGTCTCCGCCCTCCTCAACGCCCTTCACCTGACCAGGGAGGGGCTGTGA
- a CDS encoding inorganic phosphate transporter: MDTFALIVTIGVALGFTYTNGFHDSANAIATSVSTRALTPRAALAMAAVMNLAGAFLGQGVAKTVSEGIIETPQGSQGMGILFAALVGAIVWNLVTWYFGLPSSSSHALFGGMVGAALAGGTEVIWTGVLEKIVIPMFVSPVVGLICGYLVMVAIMWMFRRSNPSKAKRGFRIAQTVSAAAMALGHGLQDAQKTMGIVVMALVIADVENQGDAIPVWVKIACAMMLSLGTYAGGWRIMRTLGRKIIELDPPQGFAAETTGASIMFGSAFLFHAPISTTHVITSAIMGVGATKRVNAVRWGVAKNIVMGWFITMPAAAIVAALSYGVVYLVFG, translated from the coding sequence GTGGACACCTTTGCTCTGATCGTGACCATTGGTGTCGCGCTCGGATTCACGTACACCAACGGCTTTCACGACTCCGCGAACGCGATCGCGACCTCGGTCTCCACGCGCGCGCTGACGCCGCGCGCGGCGCTGGCGATGGCCGCGGTGATGAACCTCGCCGGAGCCTTCCTCGGTCAGGGCGTCGCCAAGACCGTCAGCGAGGGCATCATCGAGACGCCTCAGGGCTCGCAGGGCATGGGCATCCTCTTCGCGGCGCTGGTCGGCGCGATCGTATGGAACCTGGTCACCTGGTACTTCGGACTGCCGTCGTCCTCGTCCCACGCGCTGTTCGGCGGCATGGTGGGCGCGGCGCTGGCGGGCGGGACCGAGGTCATCTGGACCGGTGTGCTCGAGAAGATCGTCATCCCGATGTTCGTCTCGCCGGTCGTCGGTCTGATCTGCGGCTATCTGGTGATGGTCGCGATCATGTGGATGTTCCGGAGGTCCAATCCGTCCAAGGCCAAGCGCGGCTTCCGGATAGCGCAGACGGTCTCGGCGGCGGCCATGGCGCTCGGCCACGGTCTGCAGGACGCGCAGAAGACGATGGGCATCGTGGTGATGGCGCTGGTCATCGCCGATGTGGAGAACCAGGGCGACGCGATTCCGGTCTGGGTCAAGATCGCTTGCGCGATGATGCTCTCGCTCGGTACGTACGCGGGTGGCTGGCGCATCATGCGGACGCTCGGGCGCAAGATCATCGAACTGGATCCGCCGCAGGGGTTCGCGGCGGAGACGACGGGGGCGTCCATCATGTTCGGCTCGGCGTTCTTGTTCCATGCGCCGATCTCGACGACGCATGTGATCACCTCGGCGATCATGGGTGTGGGAGCGACGAAGCGGGTGAACGCGGTCCGCTGGGGCGTCGCCAAGAACATCGTCATGGGGTGGTTCATCACCATGCCGGCGGCCGCGATTGTCGCTGCGCTGAGCTATGGCGTGGTCTACCTGGTCTTCGGCTGA
- the pstC gene encoding phosphate ABC transporter permease subunit PstC: MVTTTPTETPPPARGGIRTSRGSTRPGDRIFLGLSRGSGITLLVIMAAIAGFLTYRAVLAISKDDANFLTTSEWNPAGSPPVFGIAVLAFGTVISSVIAMLIAVPIAIGIALFISHYAPRKLAAPISYVVDLLAAVPSIIYGLWGAIFLVPYLDGLNKWLNEYFAWTYIFAKASDGVARNLFTVGILLAIMILPIITNVTREVFLQVPKMHEEAALALGATRWEVIRMSVLPFGRSGIISASMLGLGRALGETMAVAVVLSPSFIISGHLLDPGGGTFAQNIAAKFNEANEFGRDALIASGLVLFFITLLVNGAARWIIARRKEYSGANA; the protein is encoded by the coding sequence ATGGTTACCACAACACCCACCGAAACTCCGCCGCCCGCCCGCGGCGGCATACGCACGTCCAGGGGCAGCACCCGCCCCGGCGACCGGATCTTCCTGGGCCTGTCCCGCGGATCCGGGATCACCCTGCTGGTGATCATGGCCGCCATCGCGGGGTTCCTCACCTACCGAGCCGTCCTCGCCATCTCGAAGGACGACGCGAACTTCCTCACCACCTCCGAGTGGAACCCGGCCGGCAGCCCGCCAGTCTTCGGCATCGCCGTACTGGCCTTCGGCACGGTCATCAGCTCGGTCATCGCGATGCTCATCGCCGTGCCGATCGCGATCGGCATCGCGCTGTTCATCTCGCACTACGCGCCGCGCAAGCTGGCCGCTCCGATCTCTTACGTCGTCGACCTGCTCGCCGCCGTACCGAGCATCATCTACGGCCTCTGGGGCGCCATCTTCCTGGTCCCCTACCTCGACGGTCTCAACAAGTGGCTGAACGAGTACTTTGCCTGGACGTACATCTTCGCCAAGGCCAGTGACGGCGTCGCCCGCAACCTCTTCACCGTGGGCATCCTGCTGGCGATCATGATCCTGCCGATCATCACCAACGTCACTCGTGAGGTCTTTCTCCAGGTGCCGAAGATGCATGAAGAGGCCGCTCTGGCCCTCGGCGCCACGCGCTGGGAGGTCATCCGGATGTCGGTGCTCCCCTTCGGCCGCTCCGGCATCATCAGCGCCTCGATGCTCGGCCTCGGCCGTGCGCTCGGCGAGACGATGGCCGTGGCCGTGGTGCTCTCCCCGAGCTTCATCATCTCCGGCCATCTGCTCGACCCGGGTGGCGGCACCTTCGCCCAGAACATCGCGGCGAAGTTCAACGAGGCCAACGAGTTCGGCCGGGACGCTCTGATCGCCTCCGGTCTGGTGCTCTTCTTCATCACGCTGCTGGTCAACGGCGCGGCACGGTGGATCATCGCGCGCCGCAAGGAGTACTCGGGGGCCAACGCATGA
- a CDS encoding SAM-dependent methyltransferase, with product MPAELDILDCVTDNAHLQSRIDTSRPHTARIWNYWTGGKDNYLVDREAGDQIRRLHPGIVDYALADRLFLGRAVHHLAADVGIRQFLDIGTGLPSANNTHEVAQRAAPEARIVYVDNDPLVLAQARALLVGTPEGRTDYLDADLRDVDTVLERAAATLDFSQPVALMLLGVVIFIEDDEESYGIVRRLMDAMPAGSHLVLSHTITSPAMPDVDAAVAFWNEHGTPRLTQRTPQQLTRYFDGLDMLEPGLVSCSRWRPEAAGGEEPDEVAMFGGVGRKS from the coding sequence ATGCCCGCAGAGTTGGATATCTTGGACTGTGTGACCGACAACGCGCACTTACAGTCCAGGATCGACACCTCGCGCCCCCACACCGCCCGTATCTGGAACTACTGGACGGGCGGCAAGGACAACTACCTCGTCGACCGCGAAGCCGGGGACCAGATTCGCCGGCTCCACCCCGGCATCGTTGACTACGCCCTCGCCGACCGGCTGTTCCTGGGGCGGGCCGTGCATCATCTGGCCGCGGATGTCGGCATCCGGCAGTTCCTCGACATCGGGACGGGGCTGCCCAGCGCCAACAACACCCATGAGGTGGCTCAGCGGGCGGCGCCCGAGGCGCGGATCGTGTACGTGGACAACGACCCTCTCGTCCTCGCGCAGGCCCGCGCCCTGCTCGTCGGTACGCCCGAGGGGCGGACCGACTACCTCGATGCCGATCTGCGCGACGTCGACACCGTCCTGGAACGCGCCGCCGCCACGCTCGACTTCTCGCAGCCCGTCGCGCTGATGCTGCTCGGGGTGGTGATCTTCATCGAGGACGACGAGGAGTCGTACGGAATCGTCCGCCGCCTCATGGACGCGATGCCCGCCGGCAGCCATCTCGTTCTCTCCCACACCATCACCAGCCCGGCGATGCCCGATGTGGACGCCGCCGTCGCGTTCTGGAACGAGCACGGCACGCCCCGGCTCACCCAGCGCACCCCGCAGCAGCTGACGCGGTACTTCGACGGGCTCGACATGCTGGAGCCCGGTCTGGTGTCGTGTTCGCGCTGGCGGCCCGAGGCGGCCGGCGGCGAAGAGCCCGACGAGGTCGCCATGTTCGGCGGCGTCGGGCGCAAGTCGTAG
- the pstA gene encoding phosphate ABC transporter permease PstA has protein sequence MSNVVQDKRPIAPLRPAALSHARLPRWAPAAIAAASIAAGCALGLVAGWQSRIQWGLLAALIFVLSSYLITTKVEGSRQAKDRFATSVVWVCFLLAVIPLLSLAWVTISKGIKVVDGYFLSHSMGGVLDADVGGGIYHALLGTIEQVLIATVIAAPIGMLTAIYLVEYGRGKLAKAVTFFVDVMTGIPSIVAGLFILATWNLMLGFGPSGFAGSMALAILMMPVVVRSTEEMLKLVPNELREASLALGIPKWRTILKVVLPTAIGGITTGVMLAIARITGETAPVLLLVFGTKLINNNPFEGAQSSLPLYVYEQYAVGTDAAVDRAWAAALVLIAFVMILNLVARGIARWKAPKTGR, from the coding sequence ATGAGCAACGTCGTCCAGGACAAGCGGCCGATTGCGCCCCTGCGCCCCGCCGCCCTGTCCCACGCCCGCCTCCCCCGCTGGGCTCCGGCCGCCATCGCGGCCGCGTCCATCGCCGCAGGCTGCGCTCTCGGCCTCGTCGCCGGCTGGCAGAGCAGGATCCAGTGGGGCCTGCTGGCCGCGCTCATCTTCGTGCTCTCCAGCTACCTGATCACCACCAAGGTCGAGGGCAGCCGCCAGGCCAAGGACCGGTTCGCCACCAGCGTCGTCTGGGTCTGCTTCCTCCTCGCCGTGATCCCGCTGCTTTCGCTGGCCTGGGTCACGATCAGCAAGGGCATAAAGGTCGTCGACGGGTACTTCCTGAGTCACTCGATGGGCGGCGTACTCGACGCCGATGTCGGCGGCGGTATCTACCACGCGCTGCTCGGCACCATCGAGCAGGTCCTCATCGCGACCGTCATCGCCGCCCCCATCGGCATGCTGACCGCGATCTACCTGGTCGAGTACGGCCGCGGCAAGCTCGCGAAGGCCGTCACCTTCTTCGTCGACGTCATGACCGGCATTCCGTCGATCGTCGCGGGCCTGTTCATCCTGGCCACCTGGAACCTGATGCTGGGCTTCGGGCCCTCCGGGTTCGCCGGCTCGATGGCGCTCGCCATCCTGATGATGCCGGTGGTCGTCCGCTCCACCGAGGAGATGCTCAAGCTCGTCCCGAACGAGCTGCGCGAGGCCTCCCTCGCCCTGGGCATCCCCAAGTGGCGCACGATCCTCAAGGTGGTCCTGCCCACCGCGATCGGCGGCATCACGACAGGCGTCATGCTCGCGATTGCCCGTATCACCGGCGAAACGGCCCCCGTGCTGCTGCTCGTCTTCGGTACGAAGCTGATCAACAACAACCCCTTCGAAGGCGCCCAGTCCTCGCTGCCGCTGTATGTGTACGAGCAGTACGCCGTCGGCACCGACGCAGCGGTCGACCGCGCCTGGGCCGCCGCCCTGGTGCTGATCGCCTTCGTCATGATCCTCAACCTGGTGGCCCGCGGCATCGCCCGCTGGAAGGCCCCGAAGACCGGTCGCTGA
- the pstB gene encoding phosphate ABC transporter ATP-binding protein PstB yields the protein MAKRIDVSGLSAFYGSHKAIEDISMTVEPRSVTAFIGPSGCGKSTFLRTLNRMHEVTPGGRVEGKVLLDDENLYGSAVDPVAVRRTVGMVFQRPNPFPTMSIFDNVAAGLRLNGSYKKNQLAEVVEKSLKGANLWNEVKDRLNKPGSSLSGGQQQRLCIARAIAVEPDVLLMDEPCSALDPISTLAIEDLIGELKERFTIVIVTHNMQQAARVSDRTAFFNLSAVGQPGKLIEIDETERIFANPSVQATEDYISGRFG from the coding sequence ATGGCCAAGCGCATCGACGTCAGCGGCCTCAGCGCCTTCTACGGCTCCCACAAGGCGATCGAGGACATCTCGATGACCGTGGAGCCCCGCTCCGTGACGGCCTTCATCGGCCCGTCCGGCTGCGGCAAGTCCACGTTCCTGCGCACCCTGAACCGGATGCACGAGGTCACCCCCGGTGGCCGCGTCGAGGGCAAGGTGCTGCTGGACGACGAGAACCTGTACGGCTCCGCCGTGGACCCCGTCGCCGTACGCCGTACGGTCGGCATGGTCTTCCAGCGGCCGAACCCTTTCCCGACGATGTCGATCTTCGACAATGTCGCGGCGGGCCTGCGGCTGAACGGCTCGTACAAGAAGAACCAGCTGGCAGAGGTCGTCGAGAAGTCCCTCAAGGGCGCGAACCTCTGGAACGAGGTAAAGGACCGGCTGAACAAGCCCGGCTCCAGCCTCTCCGGCGGCCAGCAGCAGCGTCTGTGCATCGCCCGCGCGATCGCGGTCGAGCCGGATGTGCTGCTGATGGACGAGCCGTGCTCGGCGCTGGACCCGATCTCGACCCTTGCGATCGAGGACCTGATCGGTGAGCTGAAGGAGCGCTTCACGATCGTCATCGTGACGCACAACATGCAGCAGGCGGCGCGCGTCTCGGACCGTACGGCGTTCTTCAACCTGTCCGCGGTCGGCCAGCCCGGCAAGCTGATCGAGATAGACGAGACGGAGCGGATCTTCGCGAACCCGTCGGTGCAGGCGACCGAGGACTACATCTCGGGCCGCTTCGGCTAG
- a CDS encoding bifunctional lytic transglycosylase/C40 family peptidase: MASGAGIGLCLSFVALLVVGTYSAAAGLMGANGSGGRAVGLAKGAVPALYQPLVQKWGNLCPAINPALLAAQLYQESGWNPRAQSPAAAQGIAQFIPGTWATHGVDGDKDGDRDVWDPADAIPSAASYDCELAGYVKKVPGDPTDNMLAAYNAGAYAVIKHGGVPPYRETQNYVKVIRTLEKSFARPVGRVEPSRQAAGAIYFAQQRLGTKYLWGGNGTPEQGGRFDCSGLTQAAYRTVGIELPRVANDQYNAGPHPSRDELLPGDLVFFSDDLTNSRAIRHVGLYVGGGYMINAPYTGAVIRFDKIDTPDYFGATRVTEDGAKALPTHLPEA, translated from the coding sequence ATGGCCAGTGGGGCCGGGATCGGGCTCTGCCTGAGCTTCGTCGCGCTGCTCGTCGTCGGGACCTACTCCGCGGCCGCCGGGCTCATGGGCGCGAACGGCAGCGGCGGGCGGGCGGTCGGGCTTGCCAAGGGAGCCGTGCCCGCGCTCTATCAGCCGCTCGTACAGAAGTGGGGCAACCTCTGCCCGGCAATCAACCCCGCGCTGCTCGCCGCCCAGCTGTACCAGGAGAGCGGCTGGAACCCCAGGGCGCAGAGCCCGGCCGCGGCCCAGGGCATCGCGCAGTTCATCCCCGGCACCTGGGCGACGCACGGCGTCGACGGGGACAAGGACGGGGACCGCGACGTCTGGGATCCGGCGGACGCGATTCCGTCTGCTGCCTCGTACGACTGTGAATTGGCCGGATACGTCAAGAAGGTGCCCGGCGACCCGACCGACAACATGCTCGCGGCGTACAACGCGGGCGCATACGCCGTCATCAAGCACGGCGGCGTCCCTCCGTACCGCGAGACGCAGAACTATGTGAAGGTCATCCGTACCTTGGAGAAGAGCTTCGCCCGGCCCGTCGGAAGGGTCGAGCCGTCGCGGCAGGCGGCCGGTGCGATCTACTTCGCGCAGCAGAGGCTGGGCACGAAGTATCTGTGGGGCGGCAACGGCACCCCTGAGCAGGGCGGACGTTTCGACTGTTCCGGGCTGACCCAGGCCGCGTACCGGACGGTGGGCATCGAGCTGCCTCGGGTCGCGAACGATCAGTACAACGCCGGTCCGCATCCCTCGCGCGACGAACTGCTCCCGGGCGACCTGGTCTTCTTCTCGGACGACCTCACCAACTCGCGGGCGATCCGGCACGTCGGGCTCTATGTCGGTGGCGGGTACATGATCAACGCGCCGTACACCGGAGCTGTGATCCGCTTCGACAAGATCGACACCCCGGACTACTTCGGCGCGACGAGAGTCACCGAGGATGGCGCGAAAGCGCTGCCCACGCATCTGCCGGAAGCATGA
- the pstS gene encoding phosphate ABC transporter substrate-binding protein PstS, translating to MKLQRKNGLRATALGALAISGALVLTACGSDDNAGGTGGSGEKTNAASNVKCDGAKGQLLSAGSTAQKNAMDLWVKNFQAACSGVEINYQAIGSGGGITKFNQGQVAFAGSDSALKPEEVVESKKICKTGQGINLPMVGGPIAIGYKLTGVDNLVLDAPTLAKIFDSKITKWDDAAIKKLNPDAKLPSTTIQAFHRSDESGTTQNLGKYLSEAAPADWKYDPKTKSWPAKGGQAANGSSSVASSVKDTEGAIGYFELSYATASKMSTVKLNTGAAAPVEATTENASKAIGAAKIKGTGNDLALSLDYKTKVDGAYPIVLVTYEIACDKGNKAETLPTLKAFLNYAVSEEGQKVLADADYAPLPAEIATKVREIVPTLS from the coding sequence GTGAAGCTTCAGCGCAAGAACGGGCTTCGCGCCACCGCGCTCGGCGCGCTCGCCATCTCCGGCGCCCTGGTCCTCACGGCGTGTGGTTCGGACGACAACGCGGGCGGCACGGGCGGCAGTGGTGAGAAGACCAACGCCGCCTCGAACGTCAAGTGCGATGGTGCCAAGGGCCAGCTGCTCTCCGCCGGCTCCACCGCCCAGAAGAACGCCATGGACCTCTGGGTCAAGAACTTCCAGGCCGCCTGCTCCGGCGTGGAGATCAACTACCAGGCCATCGGCTCCGGCGGCGGCATCACCAAGTTCAACCAGGGCCAGGTCGCCTTCGCGGGCTCCGACTCGGCGCTGAAGCCCGAAGAGGTCGTCGAGTCGAAGAAGATCTGCAAGACCGGCCAGGGCATCAACCTGCCCATGGTCGGCGGCCCGATCGCCATCGGCTACAAGCTGACCGGCGTGGACAACCTGGTCCTGGACGCCCCGACCCTCGCCAAGATCTTCGACTCGAAGATCACCAAGTGGGACGACGCGGCGATCAAGAAGCTGAACCCGGACGCCAAGCTGCCCAGCACCACGATCCAGGCCTTCCACCGCTCGGACGAGTCCGGCACCACCCAGAACCTCGGTAAGTACCTCAGCGAGGCCGCCCCGGCCGACTGGAAGTACGACCCGAAGACGAAGTCCTGGCCGGCCAAGGGTGGCCAGGCCGCCAACGGCTCCTCCAGCGTCGCCAGCTCCGTCAAGGACACCGAGGGCGCGATCGGCTACTTCGAGCTGTCGTACGCGACCGCCAGCAAGATGAGCACCGTCAAGCTGAACACCGGTGCCGCGGCCCCGGTCGAGGCGACCACCGAGAACGCCTCCAAGGCCATCGGCGCCGCCAAGATCAAGGGCACCGGCAACGACCTCGCCCTCTCGCTCGACTACAAGACCAAGGTCGACGGCGCGTACCCGATCGTCCTGGTCACGTACGAGATCGCCTGCGACAAGGGCAACAAGGCGGAGACCCTGCCGACCCTCAAGGCGTTCCTGAACTACGCGGTCAGCGAGGAGGGCCAGAAGGTCCTCGCCGACGCCGACTACGCCCCGCTCCCGGCCGAGATCGCGACCAAGGTCCGCGAGATCGTCCCGACCCTGTCCTGA
- a CDS encoding FAD-binding oxidoreductase — protein MDRRALLTTAVALTAAACTGSGGDGATAATTTTPTRSASQGRPATTSAAVAPDWNALARGLDGKLVRPGDAAYPTARQLYNTRFDTLKPAAVAYVAGEDDVKECLAYARAHRTPVSIRNGGHSYAGWSSGNGRLVIDVSALNRVATDGSIGAGAKLIDVYTALARSGRTIPAGSCPSVGVSGLTLGGGHGVTSRAYGLTCDSLTSATIVTADGKVLTTSAKENKELFWALRGAGNGNFGVVTRLHFRTHPTPPSVTAYLTWPWSKAAAVLAAWQKWGPAQPDEIWSSAHLAAGPGGRTPTLSVAAFSLGSESDLRNALDRLADRVGSPARSVSVRRRSYQDAMLGYAGCSTLSQAQCHLPGTTPGRTKQGALQRETYAAASDFFDRELSPAGLRALIAATEAFTRITPGQGGGGGSIALTTLGGAINRVDPLATSFVHRRSRVLAQYIGAWRPGTPGSAQQAWLKSAHASMRRYASGAAYQNYVDPTLPDWRRAYYGPAADRLTRLKKQYDPDRLFNFPQAL, from the coding sequence ATGGACCGGCGCGCGCTGCTCACCACCGCTGTTGCTCTGACCGCCGCTGCCTGCACAGGCAGCGGCGGCGACGGAGCGACCGCGGCCACGACGACCACGCCCACCCGCAGCGCCTCGCAAGGGAGACCGGCGACCACCTCCGCTGCCGTCGCGCCCGACTGGAACGCGCTCGCGCGCGGACTCGACGGGAAGCTCGTGCGCCCCGGGGACGCCGCGTACCCGACCGCGCGACAGCTCTACAACACCCGGTTCGACACGCTGAAGCCCGCCGCCGTCGCGTACGTGGCGGGCGAGGACGACGTCAAGGAGTGCCTGGCCTACGCCAGGGCCCACCGCACGCCCGTCTCCATCCGCAACGGCGGACATTCCTATGCCGGTTGGTCGTCCGGCAACGGCCGGCTCGTCATCGACGTGTCCGCCCTGAACCGCGTCGCTACCGACGGCTCCATAGGCGCGGGCGCCAAGCTGATCGACGTGTACACCGCGCTCGCCCGCAGCGGCCGCACCATCCCCGCGGGCTCCTGCCCCTCGGTCGGCGTGTCCGGGCTCACCCTCGGCGGCGGGCACGGCGTCACCTCCCGTGCGTACGGTCTGACCTGCGACAGCCTCACCTCCGCGACCATCGTCACGGCCGACGGCAAGGTGCTGACCACAAGCGCGAAGGAGAACAAGGAGCTGTTCTGGGCGCTGCGCGGCGCGGGCAACGGCAACTTCGGCGTGGTGACCCGGCTCCATTTCCGTACGCATCCCACGCCGCCGTCCGTCACCGCCTATCTCACCTGGCCCTGGTCGAAGGCCGCGGCCGTCCTGGCCGCCTGGCAGAAGTGGGGACCTGCCCAGCCGGACGAGATCTGGTCGTCGGCGCATCTCGCGGCCGGTCCCGGCGGCCGCACGCCCACGCTCTCGGTCGCCGCGTTCTCGCTCGGCAGCGAGAGCGACCTGCGCAACGCGCTCGACCGCCTCGCCGACCGGGTCGGCTCGCCCGCCCGCTCGGTCTCGGTGCGCCGCCGCAGTTACCAGGACGCGATGCTCGGCTACGCGGGCTGCTCCACTCTCAGCCAGGCCCAGTGCCATCTGCCCGGCACCACTCCGGGCCGAACGAAACAGGGCGCGCTCCAGCGTGAGACGTACGCGGCGGCCTCCGACTTCTTCGACCGTGAGCTCTCACCGGCCGGGCTGCGCGCGCTGATCGCCGCGACCGAGGCGTTCACCCGGATCACGCCCGGCCAGGGCGGGGGCGGCGGCTCCATCGCGCTGACCACGCTCGGCGGGGCGATCAACCGGGTTGACCCGCTGGCGACGTCGTTCGTGCACCGGCGCTCCAGGGTGCTCGCCCAGTACATCGGAGCGTGGCGCCCCGGCACCCCGGGCTCCGCCCAGCAGGCGTGGCTGAAAAGCGCCCATGCGTCGATGCGCCGATACGCATCCGGGGCCGCCTACCAGAACTACGTCGATCCCACGCTGCCCGACTGGCGCCGGGCCTACTACGGGCCGGCCGCGGACCGCCTCACCCGGTTGAAGAAGCAGTACGACCCGGACAGGCTCTTCAACTTCCCGCAGGCGCTGTAG